The Zingiber officinale cultivar Zhangliang chromosome 9A, Zo_v1.1, whole genome shotgun sequence genome window below encodes:
- the LOC122020518 gene encoding probable plastid-lipid-associated protein 12, chloroplastic encodes MAVGGYPAARLAFGFVQPSSIGRPSASPPSIFRFPCRKSRLTKRRRPTFLRPILSSLVEKGEQKLSFTDRESVLVEALLGIQGRGRAASPMQLQDVEFAVETLESIGGLPDPTSSSMIEGCWQLIFTTRPGTASPIQRTFVGVDFFKIYQEVYLRTDDPRVSNIVRFSDAIGELKVEAAATIKDGKRILFQFDRAAFSFKFLPIKVPYPVPFRLLGDEAKGWLDTTYLSHNGNLRISRGNKGTTFVLQKTIEPRQRLLSAISVGAGVEEAVEEVISSQKLVKIKPETLGGEWQLLWTSQLENESWSSVAANGLKGLQIINDGRLENFVDLLPGLKMCANGSLNKTPDGGVYIARMDDGVIRLGALGFSLKIEADIEMELLYIDNKIRITRCNGSTLLVHLRLK; translated from the exons ATGGCCGTCGGAGGATACCCTGCCGCGCGGCTCGCCTTCGGCTTCGTTCAGCCATCTTCGATCGGTCGCCCTTCCGCATCGCCTCCTTCCATTTTCCGCTTTCCCTGCCGAAAATCGCGGCTGACGAAGAGACGGAGGCCGACATTCCTTCGTCCTATCTTGTCCTCTTTGGTGGAGAAAGGGGAGCAGAAACTCTCCTTCACCGATCGAGAGTCCGTCCTTGTCGAGGCGCTTCTCGGGATCCAAGGGCGGGGCCGCGCCGCTTCGCCTATGCAACTTCAG GATGTTGAGTTTGCCGTGGAAACCCTAGAGAGTATTGGAGGCTTGCCGGATCCT ACAAGTTCTAGTATGATCGAAGGTTGCTGGCAGCTAATTTTCACTACAAGACCTGGAACAGCATCACCAATTCAA AGAACCTTTGTTGGGGTTGACTTTTTCAAGATTTATCAAGAGGTCTACCTTAGAACAGATGATCCAAGGGTATCTAACATTGTCAGATTCTCAGATGCAATTGGTGAACTGAAAGTAGAG GCAGCAGCAACGATTAAAGATGGGAAAAGGATCCTTTTCCAGTTTGACCGTGCTGCATTCTCGTTTAAATTTCTACCTATTAAGGTTCCATACCCTGTGCCATTCAGACTTCTTGGTGATGAAGCAAAGGGTTGGTTGGATACGACATACCTATCACACAATGGCAACTTACGAATTTCTAGAGGCAATAAG GGAACAACATTTGTGCTCCAAAAAACTATTGAACCAAGACAAAGATTGCTATCGGCTATATCTGTTGGAGCAGGAGTAGAGGAG GCGGTTGAGGAAGTCATTTCAAGTCAGAAATTGGTCAAAATAAAACCAGAAACCCTTGGAGGGGAATGGCAATTGCTGTGGACTTCACAG TTGGAAAATGAAAGCTGGTCGTCTGTTGCTGCTAATGGTCTTAAAGGTTTGCAG ATTATAAATGATGGAAGACTAGAGAATTTCGTTGACCTGCTTCCTGGCTTAAAGATGTGTGCCAATGGCAGTCTCAA TAAAACACCAGATGGAGGCGTGTACATAGCGCGAATGGATGATGGAGTCATTAGACTCGGTGCATTGGGATTTTCTTTGAAAATAGAAGCGGACATCGAGATGGAATTGCT GTACATTGACAACAAGATCAGAATAACTCGGTGCAACGGATCCACATTGCTCGTTCACTTACGCCTAAAATAA